Below is a genomic region from Gemmatimonadetes bacterium SCN 70-22.
CCGGGACCAGCTCCGCCAGCACCTCCTCGCGCTCGCTCCCGGCGCCTAACGACGCCGCGCCCTCCTGGTCGCCGGGGCGCACGAGGTTGACGCCGATCCCGATGGCGACCCACTCGGGGCGCTGCTCGCGCCAGCGAGCCTCGACCAGGATTCCCCCCACCTTCCCCGTGGGAAGCATGAGGTCGTTGGGCCACTTCAGCTGCACGAGCTCGGGGGCGAACCGGTCCAGGACGTGCGCGGCGCGCAGCCCCACCCGGAGCGACAGGACATCGAAGCCCGAGGCATCGAGCGGACGCTCGATGAGCGTCATCCACAGGCCGCCCCCGGGGGGCGAGCTCCAGGACCTCCCTCCCCGCCCGCGTCCGCGCGTCTGCCGGTCCGCCACCACGAGGGTCCCCGCCGGCGCCCCCGCCGCCGCCAGGGCATGCGCCTCGTCCATCGTCGACGGCACCGAGGCGTGCCAGCACACGTGCGGGAGGTCGAGCCGCCGCGCGAGGTCGGTCGCGCCTCCCGCAGCCG
It encodes:
- a CDS encoding biotin--[acetyl-CoA-carboxylase] ligase, producing the protein MAAGGDREIGAGCAAAAGGATDLARRLDLPHVCWHASVPSTMDEAHALAAAGAPAGTLVVADRQTRGRGRGGRSWSSPPGGGLWMTLIERPLDASGFDVLSLRVGLRAAHVLDRFAPELVQLKWPNDLMLPTGKVGGILVEARWREQRPEWVAIGIGVNLVRPGDQEGAASLGAGSEREEVLAELVPAIRGAAAARGALTQREMEAFAARDWARGRRVTAPVAGTVVGISPAGAVRIATPAGVLERTSGSLTIEGEAA